In Silene latifolia isolate original U9 population chromosome 6, ASM4854445v1, whole genome shotgun sequence, the genomic window ACTTAGTGATTTATTTAGCCATTTTAACGTACAATCAATTAtaaaatttgtaatagttaattatcaTTTCCCGTATTTGTTATACATAAATGTTGATTATACCCGTGCATTTTGCACGGGTTACACACTAGTTTGAAGGTAAAAGTGCGGTTCTTTTGCATTGTTATGGTCAATGAATAATAAAGTGATATTAAACATTAAGCACATTACAAGCAATTCTTATACCATGCACCCAAGAGTATGGTGCATGGTACTCCCATCAGTTTTTTTAGTTGTAATGTAATTAGTGGGTAGTTATTAAAAGGTGCATATCTTatttttattaattcagaagacattACTGAATGCAGGATGCACCACGtcatttgtaatttttttttttttttttttgaaattcaagTTATGGTGGGATCCGTTGGTGTGCAAAGAAATTAGTTCTTTAAATCATCCGGcaatacaaacatgcgacaattttcgtcttaaaaaaaattctatgaaataattttatacaactggaataaatgaaattaattgcaTAAAACCGGAATGCATTAAAAttggaataaatgaaattaattacaaataatCAGAAAgaattacataattaataaaaaaaattacataattacgagaaaaaattacattaagtacgggaatgaattacatataatgcgaataaattacataacttgcataatttttaaaactagatagtacgatatatttctaaaaataaattaatcctGGCGGAGTATTTACTTAAAGTAAAAAACTCGGCAACTTTTctatcagccgcgcacaccgaaaatggtaggtgacaatgataggctaCAGAGTAAATTTACACTCCAACTAGCATTTAAAGCTaaattaaatattttatttcgttaaaaaaacaaaataaatttataaatttattgaaatatttaaatttaccaattttgaaaaattataagacaaatgattcacaattgTTCTAAAAAACATTTTTTTAAAATATAACACGATAATGACACAATTGTAAAACGTTAAcatatataatttttttaaataatCCTTTCAGATTTGTACAGAAAGTCGTTCATCACCGAGGATTTATTTATTTGGAGCAAAAATTATGGCAACTTTACTATCAATCGCGCAATCGAAACTCGGAAGATGACAATTATAGGCTACCGAGTAATTTCTACTTCGACAAGTACGTTTTATAGGCAACATTAATATCGTCATGTTAAATACACTTGAACCGTCAAACTTCAAATCATAAACTGCATGAAATCAGAGAATCAGTTATGCTAACATAATGGCATGTGCAGTTAATTAAGTGATGACAACAGTTACAACAGTTTGCAAGGAGTGGAGTTGTGGCTTAATGGCAATAGTGGGGAAGTTAGGGTTACATTAGAGgttatgtagatcgctgatttagaccaactatataattacaatagaaatgcaaataaaaaaaattcatccaaaaacattaataccggcccaaatacataccgtgcaattttgcacgggtttaaaactagtatattTAAAATGATTTTATTTTTAATCTAACTACCaattttaaaaaacaaaaaatcaCTAATGTTCATGATATTTTTACTCAATAAAAAAAGATCATATTTGCTATATTTTGAAACGTGTTTATAATATTTAAATATATATTCACAAAATTTAAGTGACATATTCACATGTTAATTGTGTGAATATGTATATTTTGTTAAATGAATATCTGTGAGTAACTCAATAAAATGTTTGTTGTTCTTATGAACAAGTAATTTGTGAACATGTCTGTTATATTGTTTGAATATCTATATTAGTTGTGTGAGTATGTGAGTTTTACtttgtgaatataatttttaatCTATGTGAATATGCTAGTTATGTAATATGAATATCTAATGAGTATATTAATTACGTGATGTGAATATTTCATTGTTATGAATATGTCAATTATGTGATGTGAATATGTGAGTAAAATCAAAATAAACGCCAAAATATATCAAAAGTGATCTCTATTTATAGAGGAACGAAAATTATAAATTGTGGtacaaatttttatatttttcaaatgtatcaaatttaaattttaaaggtTTTAAGTTTTGATTTTATGGTTTTCCAATAACTAAATGGTGAGAGTATCCTACTCCCTACTCATGGGAGTAGGATATAATTTACCACATTACAAGATTGTAGATATTGCCACGTGTAAATCAAATATGTGCTCAACTTACCTTTTAATAGTATTATATAGATTTAAAAAGTTATGGTAAAAAAAATAACTGTAACCAAACCCCTAATTATCTAAGAAAACCTTAggaaaaaaactctcttttatttaAAAAAGAATACTTGAGGAAAAAACAATTTGTAATAGTAGGTAAAGTTAATTAAAGAGTGACATCTACTTAACATTTCGCTTTTACCATAGCAATAGATCAGAAACCacaatattaaaaataaaaataaaaaccacAGTGATGGCAGTGGCGGACCCAGGAATTTAGTGTCGGGGGGGCACTAAATTTTTTTTGACGCGTTATTTACGCGTGTTTAAGACAAATTTTTTATATTTTGCATTTTTTTCCTAAATtagctactccctccgtcccggtcatttgttgtcctattccatttttggGTTCTCAGTTAATggttgtcctttttattttaagaatgaaattaatgaacAATTTGATATTTCATCCTCAATTTGGTCAACTTgttatcttatactccctccattttttttatttgtcgTTCTAGTAAATTTTGCTTTTTTCTTTATATTTGACGTCCTAGCTTGCATCTGGGACTTGTTTAATTTTCCAAGGAATATTAGTGGGACTTCTATTCTCTCACCCAATAACAagactgcaaaaaaaaaaaaaaaaaaaaaaaggtaagtgGCATGCATCTCACTCTTCCCTATGACAAAAGTAATTACTTCCtctattcaactccactctagcactttgctttttcacgtttgccaatgtgtgttttacgcggtaaatatcgttagctacgtctttgcaaaaattataaaagtgagatatttttaatgtactcgtaaagatgaatcaaacaagatcccacatgaatatattttcacttatgtattgagagaaaatcgagattgaatgtgcatttgtgaatagtgtacgaaatagaaataggtagagtggagttgaatggaggaagtatatcacACACAAAAACTAACACATGTGGCAAAAAGTAGACGAGCAAAGAGAAAAAGGGAGTAATAAATGCATTTCTTAATCTTTGTGTTTTTACTTAGAACGACTTGTGTGTTGATGATAGGGTTCGAACCGCATATCCCCTGGACAATAGTCCACAGTACTACCAGCTATGCCATGGCAACTTCCTGTCTAGTTTAGAtacttaaaaatattaatttctgaaatttcatGGGGTGCACCTGCCCCCCGGGACCCCCCTTGGGTCCGCCCCTGAGTTATGGTATGAAATAGTTTCAACTATGAGTTTTTGTAACGTATCAAATGTGTATGCTTAAATTAccaataatattcacataaaaggTAAAAATCCGAGCTAGCattttaaaatattaaataaatcttaaaatcattatttatcgGTTAAAAAAATTATATACAAATGAACAAATGTCAACAATTACGATTTTATGTTTAAAAGTACatgaaataaatatatattaTACTTGATGTAGAATAAATATGAATAAGCTGAATATACTTAATGTATGATAAATATATAGAGAAATATGTGAACAATATATACGCTGGTATTATATCGCCGAAGTTTATCGTCAAAATTAATGGAATTTATGTCTCAAATATATCCCAAACCCATAGTTGATGCTAAAAATATATTGAAGTGTCAAATATACAAAATATGTGGTGATATCCATTTCTACTTTTCTAATttcatttatgtttttttttttggcttaatTATTAACTGGTCTCCATATAGCCGATATTACTTTGTGATGCAATGATTGTATGGTGCAATAGTTTTACAATAGTGTTTCATACTTTTCCCGTCAATGGTTAACTACGCGATATCCCATATGGCTTTAGTAAATCGGGATTTTGGTTCAATCTTACGAGTCTTGACCttgaaataaaaacaactaattgCGCATATATATCAGTTGAGAAGTACACTGATTGTATAAATGCTCCTTCTATCTTAGTCACTTGTTTGCCTATTCCATATTGGGGTGTAGTTAATTGTTTGTCCTTCTATTTTAGGGATGCCTTTGATGGGCAATTAGGGATGCCTTTGATGGCAATTGGATCCTCCACACGCAGTTTGGTTCACGTGTCATATAATAATTACCCCTTTCTATTTCcctggtctttgtgccaaaccaAATACAAACAAataaccgggacggagggagtgaGGGGGTATCTATCTATataatctatatctatataaaataataaaacaatacaTATTTTTTTCCCTCCAAAACCTCACTCCACATTTAACGTAGATTTTTATGATTCCTTAACAATAGGCCAACTAACTAAATAGCCCaatatataaaatttattttatgttGTTAACATAAAATTTATACCACcatattttattgttgtttttactaaCTTCTCTACATTTTAAGGTCTccataatatcataattaattttagaattttgtggtttttttttaaataattttcatatcctataTAGTATATACAATTGTTTGAtggcatgaatttaaattttttaAGCATCATGTTTTTACTTGATTAGACAATATTCTTTAATCATGCAATTTAGATAGTTGTTAGTCTCAAAATCATTCCTTTTACGTTTTTAAACCGTTGTGAATAACTATTTGTTAAAGTGGCCAGTCATGTTGAAGTGTTCATAACTTTTAGTCTAACTATCTAtactaattaataaaataataacgaTTGCCATAGTAtcttgattaatttttttttttactatgaaCTTAATGTTTTGTTGCCGATCTTCGATTATCATGTTATTATAACATCTCTCCTTTCCTTGCACGAGTAAATTGAATAATCTAACAACAAATTGAATTTGAGAAGCATTGGCTAAATGTCTTTAGAGAAGCTCTCgtaataaatttattatgagcttattttataattataatacaAAACAGTGCCACAGGCaataaaacagatgaaaacatggttaaaaataaaatgagtacacttattataagaatatatacaaaattaaatagtCGTTTTAAGTCATGATTaacaatataattatataatggtcatgaaaacgataaaTGATTATAATGTTATATCAATAACTTCTTTAGAGACTATCTGCGATTTCCCTCAAAAATTTTTATTAGTTAATGCAATTTATACGAATGAAATTTGATTATGAGTAGGTTGACATGTTTAAACATTAATAAAGAATTGGGTTAAAGGGTATGCATTAGAGAGTTTTGATTGCATGTATATTTAACGTTAGCGAACATGAATAAGGGGTTTACACTCTAGCTACACTACAAAAATAAAGCCCTTTTCCGACTGAAATAAGCGGTCGCAAATACAAAATAAACGGTCGGAAACTCCTACTTGCGACGGATTTCTACGTTTTCCGACTGAATATTGTCCGTCGGGATTACTGGTCGCAAAGAAACACATTTACCGACTGAAAGGCGGTCGCAAATAGTACCGACTGATGTTCCGACCGATACACAGTCGCTAAGAAAAGTCAACAAAAAATTGACATTTCCATTTACCGACTGAAATAACGGTCGCACGAGAAAATATGTAGCGATCGACCTAATAAACGGTCGGAAATGTACGACAATTGCGAGTCCTTTCCGTCGGAACTTTAGTCAAAAATACATCTTTGTggctaccaaaaaaaaaaatatttcggtCGGAAATGTTAAAAGTCAGTCGGAAAGCTTCTCCATTTGCAACCTAAATCTGGCAGGAAAGAGTGATTTCATACGACCACTTATCAGAATACATGTTCCCTTAAGCCGCTCCCTAATTATATAACCTGCATATTTACGCCAAATTTTCAACACCACCAACATTGAATGCTCACAATTTGTCAACTGCAATAATGCAAACATTCGATTTCATAGAAAAAGTCAAATTAAATGTAACATGAAATTCACTACAAGTTCAAATCTAAACAATCCAAGTATAAAGATAAAAAAAGTCAAACTTAGAAACAAACTAAGCTAGTGACTGAAATGAAGACGTAGTGTCAGCGCCATTTTCATGAGGGTCTCTTCAGCGAGTAGCAAAGTCATTTTGAGAAGTAGAGCTAATTGTACGAATCTTTCTTCAAACTTATGCATCATTTCAAGCTCTATTTGTGATTGCATTTGCCTCAACCGTTCTTCATTCTCTTGATTCATCTTTTGTAATCGTTCCTCATTCTCTTGGTTCACCTTATCTACCGCTTCCTTTATTAGTTGCTCGTGGTGAGTTTGGAGTTGAGTAAGTACTCCTGGGGTGTAGGATTGGGCAGCTGCAGCAGTAGAGGAGACACTTGAACCAAAGAATAAAGACTGAGCATTACCAACACCAAATACTTGTCCCTTCTTTCTTCCACCAGCGGATTTGTAATAAACTTCATATTTCTTGTATGAAATTCCTTGTTCATCAAGTTTAGCGATCTCATTAGTGAACGATTCCTGCaaataaaatattttcaaacactCATATTATAGTAATATATATGGGTCTTTTGCCAAAGTAGCTATTTCTTATATAAAAATAACATGTTTAAATAAAGGCGAATCACAATGGTAAAAAAATATATTGTTAGGGTTCATCATTCAACATTATCAGAGCATTCATATGTACTAACCTTTGACCTCAACTATGCTTGCGAACATATCTCTGTGAATTGATTCGGGTGAACTTTGTAATTGACAAATGCTTCAAACTTTGACGAGGTAATTGCTACATATACGTAGGCTTTTGACATGGAAATGATTACTCACGATTTATGTGGTGTGATAAGATTAGTAAATTACTTCAATAATTTGACTATGcgttttgcaaaaaaaaaaaaaaaaaaaaaaaaaaaacaccaattATGAATGTAAACTATAATGTGGTTCAATTAGAGGAAAATTCAAGGGTATGGCTGAATGTTTTTTCTAAATGGATTTTTGCGTTCGGGTTTTTATACACACATACTAAGGCTAAAAAATTATATAATAAGCTAAATAATGGAAGTACATACCATGACACTCATCGGCATACCCGATTCCACCATTTCTTTCCTCTTTGGTGTATGTGCTCGCTTAAACAATTCAAAAGCTGTAGGCATCTTCCCACCGGCATTCTTAGCCTGGAAAAACTTTAATTAAAATGGCGGAAAAAAACTCACCATTCGACAACACTAACTGTAAAGCAGAAGTATTTACCATCTCGGCAGCTTGCTCAATAGCAGATCTTCTACCCATATTATGGGTTCCCAACACTTTACCATTTTTCTTGTGCTTTGTCCTATTCGCACTACATTGAGCTAATATTTTTTTGAATTCTTCTGACGATTTTCTTAGCAACAAAGCATCGCGGGCTGCTTCTGACATCCACGTGCCATCATCTTTCATCTTGACATGACAAACTAAGTCTTTGAGACGCGATGCAGCCTTCTTGTTGAATGTGATTCTTAGCTGAGCTGCATCTGTTGGATCATACTCAAAATTGTTCTGCAATTACATAAAATAAAGTAGAATTATTCTATTCATAAgtatttgaaagaaaaaaaatctaaTTATAAGTATTTGCAAATATTTAAATTACCTTAAAATGATTCCAATAATCCTCTTTTACGTCTGCTGGAGTCTCTTTTCAATTAGGACAACAAACACCAGTCTTTGACTTAATCGCACCAGACACTGCATCTTTCACCACCTTACTCGCGAACCTGTTTTTACAACATACTAGTAAGGTTAAATAAGAAAAGAACATAatagtaaatgtaaacaaaaactAACAAGGAAATTGTCATCACATTCTATTATTATGCTATTTAATTGAATCAAACCATATGCCTGAAGGTGATATAAATGTCTTTTGTTGCCCTGATCCATCTGACTATGATGTCTGACTAGTCTCATTCTCATTATTTGTCGATCCTCTAGTCCTTTGATTGTTAAGGCTGCCTCTTCTTCTGCTACTTCCAACCATTGTAACTATTAAAAAAAACATTGAATTTATTTATTAGTGCACTAATAATTGTATAATCAACTAACAAAAAGTAGTCTTATAAATCAACTAACACTAATTGTCATTAATCATTGAATAACAAAAAATACAATAGTTATAAAAGTGTTTGTATAAACCAAGTAAATAACAAATAACGACAACTTAATCATCACTAGAATCATCATAACCAACAGATTgagcatcatcatcatcagtagaagaatcttcttcttcttcttcttcttcttcttgcacAAATTCTTCGTTTTGTATTCCTTCTTGCACAAATTCCTCATCTACTTCCTCCATCACATAATCACTTTCATCtcttcatcttcatcaattctgGACAAGATAGGAGTATCAAGAACTAGGGCTGGGCATTGGTCCAAAAACGGACCGGAACCGGAATTGGCATAATTCATAGACCGggaccggattacaaaaattccggtccgggaccggaccggaaaaattctggtccaagaccggaccggatcggttggaccggaattacccaccttttcaaattccggtccattggaccggatcggaccggaataaaaatacaattttaagaaaaaaaatgaaaataacaataattccggGCATTCCGGTCCGGACCGAAAAATACCGGTCcaaaccggtccggaccggaaaccggaatcttggaaaatggtggatcggagaccggaccggaatttttaattccggttccggtcctCTCGATTCCGGTCCGggccggtccatttttccggtccggaccggattatgcccacccctatCAAGAACAACTTCCTCTTGAAAAATAGTTACATCATCAGTAGGGGCATCAATGTGGGATCTTGCTTTTGTCTTAAATACTGCCCACCATTGATTCCTATCCTTCTTCGTGCTTGGATAAGAGGCAAAATAAACTTGTTGAACCTAATATGCTAACACAAATGGGTCGTACTTTGGATACTTCCTTGTGTAATTAACTTCAACAAATTTATATTGTAGATGTATGTTCATACCATTCACAGAATTATCCATCCAATTGCACTTGAACAATATTGTATGATAAACGTTCAGTCTACTGTTGTAACTTAATTCAATAACCTTATCTAAAATGTCGTAGTAATGGGCTTCTTCCATAGAACTAACACAAACGCCATAGttcattgtgtttttttttttgaagaaaacacTCAAAGAGTGTTACGATAGCATAGAAATATCAAAGAGTACAGCACTTTGAGCAGTCGGTGGCAACATATTCGACCATACCACTCGACCAACGATTCTAGGATTAATATGAGCTATACTATTATTGACCCGACTCGTATAAAACCATAGGACAGACTCAAACTCGTTACTTAACATAAGGATGTCATCGATCACTTGTGAGAAGATGCTACTGTAACACCCCTGATATTAATATTATATAGAAGATTTAAGGTTACTTACAAAAGAATTGGGGTAATTGACGATGGATTAGGATGAATTAGCTTGTTTTTCCTTTTCTTGTTCCTTTGTTTTAGCTCACGCCCATCCTTCTTTCTACACTCTTCTTTCCCCATTTTTTTTGATCTTATCATATGTGTGTGTGGAATAATCGGTGTCCCCCGGTTTAAGGGTCAATTCGTGGTTTATATAGTAGGTTAATTCTATTTGTATTCGGGTCAAATTAAGTTACGATACGATACTAACTTTAAGTTATGTAACTTACTTCACCTTAAGGTAACGTTTATATATACAAATTAGTATGCGTTTTTAAGCACAGTTATCGCAAGTCCTTTATTCTCTTTCCCATTTTGTTTCAAGTTATTAAcgttttttgttttctttttctgtTCGATTTCCAAATCGACATACGCTTTTCTTTATTATTCAAATTTGAATTTCCATTACCCATCTTCTCCTCTTTCCTACTAAAATCTCATTTTACTAAAATAATTTTCACAattctttttgtttgttttttttctaGCTGCCTCAAATTttcggggtgttacagtcactccccctaaaaagaaatttcgtcctcgaaacttgaaaatacgAAATGACGAAGTTGCAATGACAAAAATTATCTTTCAAAACCAACAATTACAATTACACTAGAAGTAAAAATCCTTTAAAGTTGCGTATCTCCAGAAGCAATTATCAAAAAGTTCAAATCTTCATTAATGGAACGAAATGGTCCTGCTGTAGTCAAGAACACTGTCAATTCATAACCAAAGACTTGTCAAAACCGaagaaaattgaaaatttaatgatTTTACAATCCACCCACCTTAAAATAAAGTTCATCCTcgaaattaaaatttaaaaacaaGTCGCGTCTCAAAATTTTAAAAAGAGTTGAGAACTAAAATCAACGATGTTAAGATGTGAAGATCTCAACACCCAACCTAGAAGGgaacccgctctgataccaattgtaacacccctgctattaatattattaaaattataCTATCCTTGTATATTTCGGCGAGTTTTGTTTATAAACGTAATTTTTAATTTAGTTAAAATTATGCTTGAGGAAGGTAGGATAtggaggttttagagagaaggaaaagggaagatgggaggcggaaataagagagaaaggaacgaaaatagggtttttgtataacccgcataAGTCTTGCTACagtaatactcggtcgagtattgaacatactcggccgagtgtcgaatactcgatcgagtgtttaggaatactcggccgagtgtagactactcggtcgagtactcttaTTACTCGGTCGAATTTTGAAGAACAGAAGCGATTATTATTTTCACCAAACGGATACTCGGTTGCGTagcttgatactcggccgagtatgggctactcggtcgagtacagtcatctactcggtcgagttcctaAAAGTGAAGAGAAAAATCATAAACTTTCACTGTCCCTGCAAAATAAATgatatcgttcggagttccgtgcaaccgGCTCGTCACTGTGAAGGCTTAGTTCTACCACTCAAACACACATCAATACTTATTTTTGTACATCTACTACCAATACTATCATCATTACCACCTTCATTCTTCACTATGTCATGAAACTGTTACACCCTATCCTTATAGCATACTCAGCATTTAATTACGTTACCTGCAAGGTTTAGCTCTCATCTCACATCATCTCTAATTCCGCTAAACACCAGACATACACCTTAATCACATTTACAAAGCAGCAATTCAACACACAACACATTCATCATGAAACAAATTGGTTAACTTACCACTGGTCGCACAACGCAACAATTCCGTCACTAACTCCAACTTTTCCACACATACATCATAGCACATATCATCCTAATCATAGATACGCACAACAATCATCATTAAGCAATCAATGACTCTCACTAACTAccctttttcccgtgtctggcttaagtctgatggggccatgattttgaaatgagggcgcctactcacccaaaatctagcatcggctggggctcccaacgtacatacaccaggttcattttaattgacaccctatatacattaaattcattggttcaggttccaaaatcgtcggctctgataccactttgtaacacccccgtacgccagaatgccttaccaaggaccatcccagtgtatgacggtgtcaccatctcggtttcccgaggaggtagatcaaattagacaataaaagaacaattgtaAATATTAGTATATCTTATACAATACAACTCAATACAACGT contains:
- the LOC141586847 gene encoding uncharacterized protein LOC141586847; this encodes MKDDGTWMSEAARDALLLRKSSEEFKKILAQCSANRTKHKKNGKVLGTHNMGRRSAIEQAAEMAKNAGGKMPTAFELFKRAHTPKRKEMVESGMPMSVMESFTNEIAKLDEQGISYKKYEVYYKSAGGRKKGQVFGVGNAQSLFFGSSVSSTAAAAQSYTPGVLTQLQTHHEQLIKEAVDKVNQENEERLQKMNQENEERLRQMQSQIELEMMHKFEERFVQLALLLKMTLLLAEETLMKMALTLRLHFSH